The segment TGGTATCGATAGTGACTTCCCATATGTTAAGATCGTAAGTGTCTATCTTTCTTTGTAAATCATCTTCAGACCTTACTATTGTTTTCTCCGAGTGTGATATTGATTCGCTATTTTGTAGGTCTCTGCTGAAACTATGATTGGTCTTCAGGAGAGCACAAAATGTGCTCACATTGTCAAGGTCTGTGTTTCGGAGAGAACTGTAGATGTTGTTCTCATGTTCTTTCAACTGCTGACAAACTAGATTGGTGTGAATGAGACAGGTCTTTGAGGATGCATATAAATCACCTATGAGCATCATTATCCTTGATGATATTGAAAGGTTTGTTGTTACCTGATATCTGTTTCCTTTCAAGATTCGGCTAATCTTATAGCATACTTTTGGCAGTTTCTTTCTCCGGCTCAGTACTGAATTTCTGAAAATTGCAGATTGTTGGAATACGTAGCAATCGGTCCTCGTTTCTCAAACATTATCTCTCAGACGTTGATGGTTCTTCTCAAACGACTTCCTCCGAAGGTGCCTTCCATTCACCATATTGTTAATCATCATTCATATTCTTTTATGTTCGATCATTACAAGTTAAAACTGAACATCTGTGATTTGGTAAAATGTTGTGTTGACAGGGGAAGAAACTTCTCGTGTTTGGGACAACAAGTCAACTAACCTTCTTAGACTCTGTTGGTATCTGTGAGGCCTTCTCCATCACTTACTCTGTTCCAACATTGAGAACAGAGGATGCAAAGAAGGTAAAAATGTTATTTAGTAACTCATTGTTGGACATCCCTCATTGTTTGCCTCATTATCTTGTGGGACTATACATAGACTGGTTTCCGTATGTAGAATTGTAGTTCCTGAACTACGATAGTAATTTGAGTCTCTCTCCATCGCCCATCAATTATTGAGTCTTGATTTGGTTTAATTCTTTGTTGTTTGCGTTCTCAGGTGCTGAAGCAGCTTAATGTCTTCTCAGAGGATGATATCGATGCAGCTGCTGAGGCTCTCGATGATGTATGTGTCTCTAACATAGTTTCATGAATCTGACAGAAAAACAGAATAACAAACTTTATGTTTATGCTATAAATTCTAAATCTTTTTCAAACATTATGTGCAGATGCCAATCAAGAAGTTGTACATGCTAATAGAGATGGCAGCGCAAGGAGAAGACGGTGGATCGGCAGAAGCTATCTATGCCGGGAGAGAGAAAATCAAGATCACTCATTTCTTCGATTGCCTCCAAGACGTTGTCCGATTCTAAAAATTTCTCACGCAAGTCGTTTTCTTCGCTTTTGAACAATTGGTTGGTATAAACTCTttggattttattttatttggtggAGGAATGGATGGAACTGAGAGGGCTTTCTTGTGCTGTTACATTCTTCGTTTGGTGAATGAAACAATAttgctttttgttttttttgtttgttacaaATGCCTTGTTTTTATCATTCAAAACTTAAATAGAGAATATCTGAGTAATTAAGATAAACTAGGTATTTTGCCTGCACTTGCGggcttaataattttataaaattttgtaaagaaatatattatcaattcaaaaaaatttgaataagttattttcatgctttttaaatatttaataattaatttaatattaatttttctatatacgctaaagttttttattttaataaaatatctattattatgtaaaataatcctcaaaacatttatatatacaaaaaaatatacataaaactatatacatgaatttatatttattttaatataatatagtaaAAGATAGAATATTTATGGGATTTGAAggttaaaacccctcaactaattgttttatatattgacatataataaaaaattatctaaaattatttattgaaatttaaaattgagtataaaatatgattagtattttttgaataatattaaGTTATATGTTTTCTGTGCGTTTTTaggtttaaatttttagtatttaaattatttgttaaaatatgttttcggataacaacacaaaatatataggaattatcttttattttaaaatatatctttcagattttggataaatttttttattattaataataacttatctaaccaaataattttaaattcgtttttatattttagttaatttatagattttattcattaagggtataaacgatattaaccactttaacttttaacgtgagagctctgttgcaaaaatttacttcgcaaataatagtatagatttgtcCACTATAGTAACAAATGATGACACAAACAGGGTTAGACCTATCAAAACCGAAAATGTAATAACCCCACCGACCAAAAAACGGACATAAAAAAACTCCCGCAAACTGTGGCTATTGAAACGTTACACCATATGATATGAGCCACCTGGATTTCAAATTCCAACTCGATATGATGGTTCATTTCTCCTTGGTAGTAGACAGAGTAGTTCACAGGTCATCGCGTATCTGCTTTTACAACTTGAGCGATGTTAATATCCAACACAACTTACAAGAACCTCCTTGACCATTTAGTGGTGTGTTCACCCACCATTTAGTGGTGTGTTCATCCACCATTTGTATAAGACAACTCAAAGTCTCGACTTACCCTTGATAACATCTTTTTCTGACCTACGTACATTTATGATGAGTGCCTTGTCCTATATGTTTTCGCACTCATGGTTAGGGATGTCGGGCGGGTTGTCTATGGGGGTGTCCAAATTATTATGGGTTAATATGGACACATCCAGATTCCACCAAATTTAAATAGGTTTAAATGGGTAAGTCTAATTGGACTCATGGACAAAACCTGGCAAAACCATTTGGACATTGGGCAGCCCAAATAGCTAAAATATCtaggtttaaaaaattaagaaaaaaaattacagttttaatttgttttaccaaaatcataaaatcgagttttcaccaaaaccgaaaaaatcatattttcctgtaaaaattgcattttctccatcaaaaccataaaatcatgtttttctgccaaaactgcaaaatcgcAATTTTTCgttaaaattacattttcttggtcaaaaccgcaaaatcatgtttttctgAAACTGAAAGTcatatttttcatcaaaatcaaattttctcgtcaaaaatttaaattgaaaaataataaagtttaagtctataatatatactaaattTAGTATATTTTCATCTTTTACCATAAAAATTAGGTTATTTATATTCAATAGGCTTCTGGACCCCATGAACAGCCCAACTGATCATGATATTTTTTGGATATGGTCTTATTTGGACATGATTTTATTTGGGTGTCGATCAAAACTGTCCACCAAAAAGACACATCTATATGGACACACTCAAATAAGCATAACCCGCCCATTTGACATCTCTATTCGTTCTCCAGTCCCGCGGTTGAGAATCTCCTTCTCACAAATGCAAACTGTGCTAAAAAACATAGCATGGTTGCAACTTgcaacatttattttaaaaaagattttgtGTTGTGGAATGGAGTTGGAGGTGGAAGCTGCTAAATTTGCATTCAagagtaataaacaaattttgcaTCTCCATAGATCAAaagttttagtttaaaatttacaCAAAAGCTTGAGTTTTTAACATGTGTGTATGAAATATATGTCtatttataaacctatacaatcaaatattcattttttagaATGTACTTATTCCAATTGTCATAATACCTGTTTGTGAAAACGAACTATTTCCACGACTGCAGTGATtagtatgtgtatatatatgtatcgcttaattattattatatatattgtgtgtatttaaaaacaaatgtaCAAAAATAGTTAGGAGATTTGTCTTTTATCGTCCAGTTAGGAGATTTATTCCTGCAAGAAAGCTAAAAGACAAACGTGAGCTCAACAATATGACCAAATCTTGGGTTGTAATTAAAATATGCATGCACTAACAGTTGTCTCTAGCTCTATAGAACATTGGTCTAAACCCCCCTCTCCCCAGATTAATTCTCAACGCCAGATAATAAATCTATATATGAACTTCATGTTAATTTCTTATGAAACTAACTAGTTGCTAGTTAATTAAACGCACATAAAGTTTTAGCTGGTGATAAatcattatgaaaaaaaaatcatttttaagcTCCTCATACTATGTGTCATATTTATACAGACCAACTAATCATTGAATACTGATCATATCGCATCTTGAAACATtcctattataatttttttttatttaaccacatatatatgtatgtgtagATGCCTTTTCATGGTGATCCACTTACTTATCTCTTACCTTAGGCCTGATTTGagtctccatcttcttcttccttcttctttcttcccTTGGCCTTCACCATCTTCTCTCTtttgaactctttttttttccataatttctcacgaaattatgttttttcattaagattcatttttttcttaatatgtttTGTGATTTATCAAGAGAGGCTTCACCAAAAGATGAAAGAAGCATAGAATCGAAAGAGAGGCTGTTCTTTTATTCTTCTACTTTTTCTTTTATGATTTTTTCTCCGATCAATCTTTAAGATTGATTTCAGCTAAAATTCTCGTAAGTCATATACTACTTTTTGTAAAcattgaaacaaaacaaaccaaTTATAGTGCTCATGTATTAAACTGATGTAGTTGTGTATATATGATGATCGTCTTAACAATCATtcattttgaattaaaatactGTCAAATTATATAATACCAGCATCAATGTGTTTCTTTTATACAGTTAAGTTTTGATGCTTGAGATCTTACAATAAAAGTTGTAGTCAAAGGCATTTCAATCTTGTTGTACAGAAAACCTTATTCATATATCACATGCATTTAGGTACTAGTTTCACTTTATTGTCTTCtcctttgtttctttctttattttgtatatatgaaTGTATATGATTTATTAGTAAAACACTAAAACCTTCATGTTTTTTGCTAATGAAAAGAAAACTTTGAAGTGGGAGAGAGGAGATTGTTTGCTGGGCTTCTTCAACTATCACCTAGAAAGGATACTATTTTTCTAGTAATCAAGTTTACAAAACAATAACCAAGACAAGTTTAGTCTGCATTTTTGTGATCTCTTCAACATGGCAATGAAAATGAAGGGCATCTACAAAGGCTTCAAATGTATCTCTCAAATATTTGGTAATCTTTCCCATTTTCTCTTCATATACTATCTTAATTAAGTTTCTCCTCGTGCTACTACTACTTTAACAAATGCTATGGGTCAACATAATTCCTTTTTATGTAGCACGAACATTTGGTCACTTAAACCTAATGGCTGTCACATATAATATATTGCGTCCACATAGTTTTTTTTCGCTTCTCTTAATGTATCAAGAAAGTTAATCACTTATACATAAGATACTTTGTTTCATTATTAGTTTTAAGGAAATGTCCTTATGTTTCAGAAAATATAACTATCTATACATTCTGAtgtgaaaataattattattattattttcagcCGGGGAGAAAGAGAGTGATGAAATAGAAATTGGGTATCCAACAAATGTAAAACATGTCTCTCATATTGGCTGGGAGGGTTCTTCTAGTAGTGGTCCTGGTTGGGTAAGTTCTTTTGCTGTTTTCCTTTTTCTTGGCTAATACATATGTGAGAACTAAAGTTATACTAACAAGTAAAACCAAAAATGTCAATAAGTAATTTATAGCTAATTTATgaacttttttattattatgaaGATGAGTGAGTTCAAGGTCGGAGCTGAGGTTTTGTCTCCAAGGGCATCATCGTTTAGTAATGCAAGACCTTCTACTTCTTTTTTCACCTCGTCTTCAACCGGTTAGTTCTTTTaatcagtgttttttttttgtcaagaatAATCAGTGTTTTCTTTCCAATGAAAAATTGGTCATCTTAGTAAGCATTGTGTTAATTAGAGTATACTTGATAGATAGTTATATTTGCGTTGTTTTTGTATATGCAGATTTTGATCAAGGGTCGAGTAAACGAACAATATCTGATACACTAAGAGATGTACCTCCAGTTACTCCAATAAATTTACCTAAACATAGCAACAAGAAAAGTAGTAGAAGAAAGAAGTcagcttcatcatcatcatctccaaAATCTTCAAGATCATCTATTTTTTCTAAATCTTCGTATAAATCAACTGTATCCCAACTAATCTAAACATATAAGAGTAGGtgcaagaaagaaagaaaaagtcaAAAGTTTGATCGCCTTTGTGCATAATTGAGGGGGATTTTTTTgctgattatttttttttattttttcatatatgtagACATGTGTTCAAAGTTTGAATgttttatgtaaataaaaagactaggaaaaaaaaattgaaagtagAGGCAAAActatttagagaaaaaaaatcgaaactttgAGACGTTTTTATCCAAGTCTCGAAGAAGTATCACACCTTCATTTTGGAGACAACGTTAAATATCTCCAGAAAATGGGTCATATTTTCCAAAAGTGAATACTATATTATTATGTAATGATACTCATTTGAACTTTAGAGATAGTTGACTATTCAAACAGACTTATTATTACATGCGAATCGCATGATGCGATAGATAAAAAAGCTATAGACCAAATAATGTATGGCGAGAGAGGAGATCTGGGGACCTTATGTTAAGCTCTCCTGCCTTGAACTTGTTTCTAGTATCAATAGTTCTTATCCACTGCGGA is part of the Brassica rapa cultivar Chiifu-401-42 chromosome A09, CAAS_Brap_v3.01, whole genome shotgun sequence genome and harbors:
- the LOC103839803 gene encoding CRIB domain-containing protein RIC10 is translated as MAMKMKGIYKGFKCISQIFAGEKESDEIEIGYPTNVKHVSHIGWEGSSSSGPGWMSEFKVGAEVLSPRASSFSNARPSTSFFTSSSTDFDQGSSKRTISDTLRDVPPVTPINLPKHSNKKSSRRKKSASSSSSPKSSRSSIFSKSSYKSTVSQLI